One Sus scrofa isolate TJ Tabasco breed Duroc chromosome 1, Sscrofa11.1, whole genome shotgun sequence DNA segment encodes these proteins:
- the RPL10L gene encoding 60S ribosomal protein L10-like, whose product MVSLWGDRQCIEGACANKRRRKPSPQLTAEISGVAMGRRPARCYRYCKNKPYPKSRFCRGVPDAKIRIFDLGRKKAKVDEFPLCGHMVSDEYEQLSSEALEAARICANKYMVKSCGKDGYHIRVRLHPFHVIRINKMLSCAGADRLQTGMRGAFGKPQGTVARVHIGQVIMSIRTKLQNKEHVIEALRRAKFKFPGRQKIHISKKWGFTKFNTDEFEDKVAKKCLIPDGCGVKYVPSRGPLDKWRVLHS is encoded by the coding sequence ATGGTTTCCTTGTGGGGAGATAGGCAATGTATAGAGGGTGCATGCGCAAACAAACGTAGAAGGAAACCGTCTCCTCAACTCACCGCAGAGATttcaggtgttgccatgggccGCCGTCCTGCTCGTTGTTACCGGTATTGCAAGAATAAGCCGTATCCAAAGTCACGCTTCTGCCGAGGAGTCCCTGATGCCAAGATCCGCATCTTTGACCTGGGTCGGAAGAAGGCAAAAGTGGATGAATTCCCGCTCTGTGGCCACATGGTGTCTGATGAATATGAGCAGCTCTCTTCTGAAGCCCTGGAGGCCGCCCGAATTTGTGCCAACAAGTATATGGTGAAAAGTTGTGGCAAAGATGGCTATCACATCCGAGTGCGGCTCCATCCGTTCCATGTTATCCGCATCAACAAGATGTTGTCCTGTGCTGGGGCTGACAGGCTCCAGACAGGTATGCGAGGTGCCTTTGGAAAGCCTCAGGGTACAGTGGCCAGAGTCCACATCGGTCAAGTCATCATGTCCATCCGCACCAAGCTTCAGAACAAGGAACATGTGATTGAAGCCTTACGCAGGGCCAAGTTCAAGTTCCCTGGGCGCCAGAAGATTCACATCTCCAAGAAATGGGGCTTTACCAAGTTCAACACTGATGAATTTGAAGACAAAGTGGCTAAGAAGTGCCTCATCCCAGATGGTTGTGGAGTTAAATACGTCCCCAGTCGTGGCCCTCTGGACAAGTGGCGAGTTCTGCATTCGTGA